A region of Desulfosporosinus sp. Sb-LF DNA encodes the following proteins:
- a CDS encoding GTP-binding protein: protein MQLRLPLAKDGEKGPLAPEGLALAKFSLSGSRGVTMIKVDVVSGFLGSGKTTLVKKLLQVHQKEKIVLIENEFGDIGIDGELIEREGFEVFEISSGCICCIMQKDFVQMLDRIIKEFHPQRIIIEPTGISILSEIIDILCKPEFVSLLQINSLVTIVDSVNYLQQCETFGEFFEDQITNASVLILSKSQFVDSQMVDEIITSIREFNQDGEIISKLWDSMGPEEFESLLAGQTDLDFTDLLHTDYKPCSENEFEVLALKTSRAYSQEELEQILSLLSQQQYGLVLRGKGFLKNSQGFLEFSYTNGQYTVSMSKFKTSPKLCLIGKNLKEKEIKNLFKVKNGGLLSWLKF from the coding sequence GTGCAACTAAGGCTACCGCTGGCCAAGGATGGCGAGAAGGGACCGCTGGCGCCTGAAGGCTTGGCGCTAGCCAAGTTTTCTTTATCAGGATCGAGGGGTGTAACGATGATTAAAGTCGATGTTGTCTCAGGATTCCTAGGCTCAGGTAAGACTACTTTGGTCAAGAAACTCCTCCAAGTTCACCAGAAGGAAAAGATTGTTCTGATCGAAAACGAATTTGGAGACATCGGCATTGATGGAGAACTCATAGAGAGGGAAGGCTTTGAAGTCTTCGAGATCTCTAGTGGGTGTATATGCTGTATCATGCAAAAGGATTTCGTCCAAATGCTGGATCGGATTATCAAAGAATTCCACCCTCAAAGGATTATCATTGAACCAACTGGTATCAGTATCCTCAGTGAAATCATCGATATTCTATGCAAACCGGAATTCGTATCCCTACTCCAGATTAACTCCCTGGTAACTATTGTGGACAGCGTTAATTATCTACAGCAGTGTGAGACATTTGGAGAGTTTTTTGAAGACCAGATAACGAATGCCTCTGTTTTAATTTTGAGTAAAAGCCAGTTCGTTGACAGCCAAATGGTAGACGAGATCATTACTTCCATCAGAGAATTTAACCAGGATGGGGAAATCATCAGTAAGCTCTGGGATAGCATGGGGCCAGAGGAATTTGAAAGCCTTCTTGCTGGACAAACAGACTTAGACTTTACGGATCTTTTGCATACCGACTATAAACCTTGTAGTGAAAATGAATTCGAAGTTTTGGCACTGAAGACCTCGCGTGCGTATAGCCAGGAAGAACTAGAACAAATTCTATCCCTTCTCAGCCAACAACAATATGGCCTGGTCTTGCGAGGAAAGGGTTTTCTCAAAAATTCTCAGGGGTTCTTGGAGTTTAGTTATACGAATGGCCAGTATACAGTATCGATGAGTAAATTTAAGACTAGCCCTAAGCTTTGTCTGATTGGGAAAAACCTAAAGGAAAAGGAAATTAAGAACTTGTTTAAGGTTAAAAACGGGGGGTTATTGAGTTGGCTGAAATTCTGA